Genomic segment of Pogona vitticeps strain Pit_001003342236 chromosome 15, PviZW2.1, whole genome shotgun sequence:
CCCACGTAAAATTCCCCAAACGAGGCACAGCAAGGGTGCTTATCCGGAAGCGGGCGTCTTCTATGGGAGGCTTCTGAGTGGTGCCTCTTAGCCCTTAAAAATCAAaagccactaaaaaaaaaaactttctgtgaCGGGAAAGAGaattcttcttatttttctttgccgTCTCCAAGACCCCCGAGAGAAATGGTTTGGGGAACGGCAAACCTCAGAGAGCTGGCGATGGCCAGCCGGAGGCATTTACCTGCTCTTTGTTGTTTTCCAACGCCGGGAGGACCTCCTTCACCGTCCGCTCCGCCAGCACGCCACCCACCATCCGATAGCACTTCCTGGTCGGGTCCACTTCTCGGAGTGTCTCAATCACTAGtctggagagaggaagggaaacgGGTGATTGGGAGAGCCGagcgggagaaagacaggggccaCAAGCCAGTCGGACAGTCTCACGCACCCAGGATCCCCTATCGCTGGCTGGGAAAACATGCCATTTTCTGTAAGGGTTTTCCTGTCCCTTTCAATTCATTCACCAATGTGGTTGCCAAATGACTGTTTTCTCTGTGCCGTATATTATGAACTactggacagttcagtggtttcgTGCGCTCTgaggttataataataatataatcatctTCGGACTGCAGTGGCTGGGGGTTCGATTCTGCACTGGGCCtcctcaacaggggctggactggatgatccataaggttgtttccagctctgcagttcgaagattaTTATTACGATTATTTGCTTGTGCTGTTGAAGAACTTGTAGGTGCTTTGAGGCGATCCCCAACAGACTGCCAAGGTCACCAGACAAACAAATAATATCCGGACCGATCGGAGAACTGATCGTAAACCCTGTAGAAGTAGTAGGCCATGTGATCCGTTTCTGCTCAGTTCTCCTCAGCTAAGAAATCCCGTTGCCAATTTAACCTTGCACGAGGGAAACTGCACAAGTCTTGATGGCAACCCAGCTAGCACTGTGCGGATGAGCAAATATACCACGAATTATCCTCTGCAAGCCTAAACAGGCAACAGGATGCTGGCCCACTGCGTTTTATTCTCTCATAAACTAAAATAATtgtatggttgctgtgggtttttcgggctctttggccgtgttctgaaggctgttcttcctaacgtttcgcccgtctctgtggtcggggcatcttcagaggacagcactctgagactggcgaaacgttaggcgaaacgttaggaagaacaaccttcagaaccccggccaaagagcccaaaagacccacaacaaccattagatcccggccgtgaaagccttcgcgaacacatTAAAATAATGGTGCCCTATTTTACCTCCAAGAGACAGAAGGGTGAAATCACAGGACGGCTTTtaagcaattttctctctctaatcaaTTCATTCCATGATTAACAAAAGCAAACACAGAAGAGCACTCGCCCAAAACAGCCGAAATGACCCTTTCGAAAACCCGCCCCGTTACGTACTTGTGCTCGTTCAGCTCCATCTCCAGCTCAGCCGCCTTTGAAGCGAGACCTCGTTGCTCCTGGCGAAGGCGGTTGAACCCGGCCACTACCTAGAGAggagggaaaaatggaaaaaaagatcaGACCCCAAGGGAGCGCCTGCGGCGAGATCCCTTTTAAATGGTGACATCCTGACCCCACTGGGGCCAGGGTTCTGCCAGAGCTGGGAATGGTgagtgtttctggactacaactcccaaaatcccccaaccAAGAGAAGTAGATTGCGGCTTTTGAAAACGTGTGTCCCTCTGAGCGTGTACAGAGGGCAATGCTACAGAATCTCCCATAAAAGGGGGCAGACCCTCCACCCTTGCACCGTCTCTTCTCCCCCAGAGCTCAAAGAGTTATTccctcttttggactacagttcccataatccccttCCCAGGTAGGACACAGGCGCCGCTAAAATTCTAGGgcgcctctgagcatgtgcagagcatACACAGCCAGgtttctctaccccccccccttttttaaaaatcttgtctCGGACAGAGTAGGAAAAGTTAACgtttctggactacaacgcccatcacCCGCCCCGCGCAACCCTCGGCCCAGCAAGGATGATGGGCCCTGTCGTCCATTCTCCCCTCGCCGGACCTGCTCGGCCGTCAAGGCCTtgccccccgccgccgccgccccggcccccgcgccgcccgagGCCGGAGCCGGGCCGCCCTTGCTCTTGCCGCTCTCCGCCATCTTCACAACGGCGGGCCTCCCCTCCCAAGGCCCGCCCCTTCCGGGATGCGCCGGAAGTTGCGGGACGGAAGCGAGCGCCCTTCGCCCCGCCCACGCACTTCCGGGCCGCCATTTTGGGCCcgctttgcttctttctctccctttcttcacACCAGccttaaaaagttcctttttaaaaaaaagtaacagaaaCGCCTTGGAACGGCTCCGTGGGCCGTAGGGGcctggaaaaagtaacttttccgagCTCCGGTTCCTTTTTTATCTCTTTGGGCGCCGCGCGTCAGCTCCCCTCAGGGTCCCACCCGGCGCCCTTTTTGTTGAGGGCACAACAGGGGCCCCCAAAGGGAAGCGAGGCGTTATTAAGGAGCCCGCGCAGTGAAGGtttaaaaaaactagaaaatATGTGAACAACGTTACTCATAGAGTAACTCGCGAGGCGTTAAACGCAGCGTTCCTCGCGGTGAACGACCTGTTTCCTTTGCCATTCGGCTCCGAAGGCGCCATTGAGCTTGAGGGCGCGGGGCTTCGCCGCCATCTTTGTCCTGGGCAGACGAGCGCCTGGCGCCGCCATCTTAAGTGCCCGCGCACGCCACGCACGGGGGGCAAATAGAGATAGGAAAAAATATTAGAGTAGCCCACGGCACTCTTATGAGAACACTTCCGGGTTCTTAACACCCAAAGAGGAAGTAGAGGCGGCCGTCTCAACATGTTGTGAAAAcggggggaaaggaggggcaaaaaagaatttaatttttttttctttcaaactctTTGAAGGCTAGAAGTGTATAGATTTGGCATTGTTCCGGTctccaactcccagcattccctaGGTGGCTGTCAGAAGGTAGTCATCTTTGCTgcccaaggaattctgggagccgtagtccaaagCCAACTTCATTCCCCCTCTCAAGATGTAAGTCTAACCATAGAGTCCGTTCTCTTCCATCTTTACTGTGGGCGAGGTTGCTTCCAGAAGCGCCATCTTTGTTAAGGGAAAGCTGGACTTCCGGGCTGGACTTTTGAGGGGAAGGGAAGTTCTTTGGAGctgattcccctcctgcagtttctgttgctgctgctcatGTAAACtggggggtggatgggggggtGAGGGAGtggattttttgtttgggggggtgCAGGAGGGCCTAGTGGTGGGAGGGATGCAATGGGAGAAAACCTGCTGAAGGCTTTGGGCTGGAAAAGGTTAACCCGCCCTTGGAAGGAGCGATCAGGGGAAGAAGCCAAAATTAGCTGGGCGCCTTCCAAaactaggaaaagttactttctttggctTAAAGCATGGATCATCCCATGTTGAGATGTAATAAAACAAACTTTTGCCAAGCTCTGGAATAATAAGCTACTCAGCACCCCTGCTCTGTTTGGGTGGGGGaaaggatggagagagaaaatagtTAGAGAGGAGACAGGGTTGGGGGGGtcagtggaactccttgccaccctatgctaaagagggggaaaggccaaacttttttttcctgtgactgAATCTTTGAGGTTTTGAAACCCAGCCTCGCTTTCATGCCTTTAACAGTACCCTGATATTGTTTGGACCAGAGCTGGAGGCACCTAAAGGACTACACCTCCCAGTGTCCCCCTGCaggactgggggattctggaggcGGTAGTCCCTATGAGTGCTTTTCAGACAGGAAGCAGACGTGCTTCGTGCAGACCCAGGCCGGCGCGGGCTTACTGCttttctttgccccccccccccgtaggtgGAGAGCGGTGGTCCGGAAAGTCTGGAAAGGCCTCCGTGGGGATGAGAAACAGCTTCTTGGGTCTCAAAGCCCAGCTTCCGTCCTGAGGTTGGTGGGTTTCGGCTCACAGACATCCCAAGCCCGGAGAAAGCAAGcaggaatcaaatcaaatccGAAAGAAACCCGCCCCTCTTGTAATGGCAGAAGGGCAGAGTGACGCGTCCCGGGCCCaccctggaaggaaggaaatgtcagTCTGGGTGCATGGTGTTTTGTGGGAGAGCGAcacaagactcccccccccctctttaatTTAATGAAAGCGTCTCCAGGGTAAAAACATAACAGGTTtgtcaggattttaaaaatcatgcctACCACTTTTTCCGTGTTTGTGGGCAGAACCGCAACCACAAAATATGGCAAGAGGCCGAAAAGGGGCGAAGCTGTTTACAGCTTTTGGCtgtgcagagtcagaggttgagagtttgaatcccccccctgcctgggcctccttgatgggctggactggatgatcccgagggtcccttccagctctgccgttctgagATTATGACGAGGATGAGAAATTCCTGCCTGCCCCATGGACTTAGCTCTCGGTGGATCCTGCACCCAAACTCAAACCTGgcagattctcccccccccccccgtgcagatGTGGGAGGAAACTGGCGTGTGGGAATAATGCATGGTCTATATCTTTATGCCGTAGCTCCTTGGAGTTCGGACCAGCCCGGCTTCCCCTGTCCCATTTCCAGGGCGAAAGCAacctgtaaacacacacacacactccaagctTGTCAGTATTCCTTTGTGGGACTGCAAGGTCCAGCATCCCcagttgtgggagttgtagtccagcgaATGATCTGCTCCACGCTCGGATAATGACACGAACTCTTGACAGGCCAGCTAAAGATTGCAAACCCAAGAAAAGCGATGTCCTGTTTTCCAGGCTGCCCTGCTCTCCCTGCTGCCCGCTTTTCTCTTTCCCCGCAGAGTCCGAGGGATGTCCGCAGGCACGGGACCCCCGAAGCCCCTCATCGCGGTCTGTCAGGTGACGTCCACCCCGGACAAAGAGCGCAACTGGGCTTCCTGCTCGCAGCTTGTCCGGGAGGCAGCCCGGCGAGGCGCCTGCACCGTCTTCCTGCCCGAGGCCTTTGATTTTGTCGGCCGAAACGTGGAGGAGACCCTGAAGCTTGCCGAGACTGTGGATGGGGACCAGATCCAGCGTTACGCCAGCCTCGCCAGGTAGGGCTGTGTGATGGCTCTTTcccacagggagggagggaggagcaaaGCGGGGTTTTGCTCGACGGGTTTTTAAGTGTGTTTTTCGTCATGTCTTTCTTGACCCTTTTAAATACGATCCTTGTTTAATCTTTTCGAATATCTGTACACTTACTGttattagcttttaaatattttaatgatggaagctgccCCAGGTCCTCTCAAGGCGggttagaatattttaaataaatacatagataaaTGCTTTAAAGGACTTTTTAAAGGGGGTTTGTAGCCAATTTTGCCTCTTTGTTGTGCcttttgaaaagaaacagaaatcagCTCCCAGAACCTTCTTCGAAGGTACGCAAGCTGAGCACCCCCCTATGAGTTGAAAGGAGCGCCAGGGGCGAGCCAAGCTGAGCAATCCGGCATTCATTAAATACATTTCCGGCTCCCTTTCCCGAAAGTCGTCATTGGGTGTCATGCAGGGGAGATGGAAGGAGCTTCCCCGAATCATCTTTTGGCGGGTCCCTAAACTAAGAAGTGCCAAACGAACTTCTGCTGCTTGGCTTTAAAACgggattgtttctttttccagagtCCAGGTTGGCATCCTTTATTCGTAGTGGGGAAAAAACTAGGCAAAGCACGGATTTTCTCTGAGGCAAGGTTCCcaagaattaataataataataataataataataataataaccatgtgctgtcaagtcaattctgatttatggcaatcctttttggGATCTCAGAGAAGATTCAGAGGTGGTTTcgccttcccttcttccggggttgCCCTGGGGCTTCTGTGCTGCTTACCCGAGGCCACccaaggctggcttttctcccgggaggcccagtgggggaatcgaactccctactTCTGGTTCCGCAGCTGGAGACCTCCgcccctgagctctccagccagcttccCAAGAATTAGAGGCACTGTTTTCCTGCCGAGCGTCCGGGCCCACGATTAAGGTGGAGGGCCGGGCAGGTGGAACCCAAcgtctttctcctccttcctcggCAGGGAATGTCGCCTCTGGCTGTCCCTCGGAGGGTTCCATGAGCGAGGGAGTGATTGGGAGACCACCGGACAGATCTACAACGCCCACCTCCTCCTGGACCCCCAAGGTGAAGGAACGCCCttcagctgggatgtggctgcccccctccccacggcagTCCCAGGTCTCCTTAAATGCCAGCATTCCTCTCTAGCCCAGATCATGAGCCTCAGAACGGCACATGGCTTGTATGCGAAGAAACATCAGAGCCcgggaaaattaaatatttgaacTGTTGCTCCCATAACTTGTTGTTGTGGCCCCACCTGTAACTTTGGAGTCGTGCAGTGGCAAAACCTGGGGAAATCCGAATACTGGGCTTTATatggaagcatttaattaatcATTGGGAGGGAAATAAGAGGTTGCCAACGTTGCAGCTTCGTTCCATTCCAATAACACTCCCTGGGGCTTGGCATCCGGACATTGGCTTGCAGGTAGCCCccgtccttttttccccctgggtcTCGCAGATCTTCACAGCTGTAGCTTTAGTAGCCCTGCTGCTGCAGGATTAGGGCACGGATTTATTTACCCCCTTCTGTAGGCCACCTTTCTTTCTCCCAGGGAGGGGACCCCAGGCGGGTCGcagtgttaaaaaagaaagaaaaaaaaagtcatgctcAAAAAGCCATGAACTGCCAGTTAAAAAGCAGTTTAAACTACAGTCataattaaaatgattttaaaacgtTTGAGACTTCAAAAGCCAGCTTAGAAAATGCCACCTTTGGGGTCGGGAAAGGACCTAAAGGGAGCACCTGAAGGGCCCTGTCTCGAGACAGGCTGAGAGGAGGGAGGCGCAGACCTGTTGGAGCCAGAAGCTGGCGTCTTTCCCTGCCCTTCCAACTGCATCTCTCTCTGTTTGGCGAGGCCGGTCGCAGGAACCCTCGTGGCCGCCTATCGGAAGACGCACCTCTTTGACGTGGAATTGGAGGGCCGCGTCTCCCTGAAGGAGAGCGCCTTCACGAATCCGGGCCCCGAAATTGTGCCGCCTGTTGACACTCCGGCTGGAAAAGTAGGTGGAGGTGGCGGTTGGGTGGTTGGCCGGCTATTTGGAGCTTTATTTTaaagctcagtgggttggggCTGTTGTTGAGGGAGATTTGGGCCAGGGTCTGTGGCCGTTTTCCAGCCTGTGGTCTCTCCCCTGGATTTTGCCACCTCCCCCTCTTACCGGTCCTGCACCCCTGCCAGGTTGGCCTTGGCATCTGCTATGACCTCCGCTTCCCGGAGATGTCCCTCACTTTAGCCCAGGAAGGAGCCGAGCTGCTCACCTACCCATCGGCCTTCACCGTGGCCACAGGGACCGCCCACTGGGAGGTAAGTCGCTCGGACAGCCATCCCCATCGTGGCTTTGAAGAAGAATGATCAAGGACAGAAAAGTACATTCACACCCAGCCGTTTATTTAAATAAGGCCCTGGTGGCAACAGGAAGACAATTTCTTGAACCATGTTGACGTAGGGAACAGGAGACCAAGAGTTTGTTAGTCAAATCCATTTAGGAACTAGATTTCCTGTGAAGTTgtcgacgggggggggggggggagaaagaggtgcAATAGAATTACAAGTTCACATAGGCGACTCAAACAAGTGAGCCAAATGCCGTGCTTCACAGCATACCTATCTCTTTCTAGTCTGGAATGGGCATCGGGTAGCAAGGGTGGGATGTCTGTAGGTGGAGAAAATATCACATCCAAACCCTGAAAAATAGCTTGATCCTGTTTTTCAACTGGGGGCGCAGGGACTCAGCCCTGATTTTTCGCAATGCAATGGATTcgttttgaaatgtggtgccggaggagagctttgcggagaCCCGGAAcggccagaaagataaacaaaagtGGATCCTAAatcaaaatcaagcctgaactctctctggaggccaagATGATGACACCGAGTTTGTCCTACTTTGGAGAAGACCCTGAGAATGCAGGATTATGCCTGGAAAAGGCCGTCCTGTTGAGAacggcggaaggcagcaggagaagaggaagagccaATACAAGACGGAGGGACTCCCtcagggaagccacaggcttttgagtttgtaagagctgagccaGGATAGTTGAAGTTAAAGAGATTTTAGAGCGCTCATTCACGGGGTCagcataagttggaggcaacttgatagcacataatggTGGCATTAGGATATTTCATTCAAGGAGGGCACTCTGCCTATGCTCAGACACCCTGCCCATAAAGAAAACCTTTGATCCCTCAGCCAGGTTAGTTTTTGCACAGACAGAGGCAGGCCACTTCCGTGATCATCGTTTGCAGCTGTAACGAGGACACCCCCTGGGTGGGGGCAGGGGGCGCACGCTGAGGTCCTCTTTTGTGCTCCTTCCCCGCTTCCAGGTGCTGCTCCGAGCCCGGGCCATCGAAACCCAGTGCTACGTGGTCGCCGCGGCTCAGACGGGCCAGCACCACGAGCGACGCGCCTCCTACGGCCACGCCATGGTGGTGGACCCCTGGGGCACCGTCATCGCCCAGTGCCAGGAAGGGCCGGGCGTCTGCTACGCTGAGGTCGACCAGGCCTACCTCCGCCGCCTCCGGGAGGAGATGCCTGTATTTGCTCACCGCCGGCCGGATCTCTATGGCCGGGTGGGGGGCCAGCAGACCCACCTCCCCCAGTGACGTCTTCTGCCTGCCTCACCAAGGGGGTCTTGGGGCACTTCTGGCCCGTCTGCCCCCTTCTGGATTCGCCTTTGCCGGGCTGAATGAGGGGCCCCAGGAGAGCCACAAACAGAACTGGAGGAATTATAAAGTATGAAGGCCAGAGAGGTGCCCTCCCCATTCTCTCTCTGTCCCAGGAAATCGGCTGTCTGGGCGCAAGTCTCGCCCCAGAGGGGCAAACCGGCCATCTGGATGTGGGGAATTACGCGGGGTCCATGTGGCCTGAAGGCTGGGCTTTCTGGGAGCCCCCCTGGCTCTCTCTCCTAGACTACCTGGTGATTTCCCCTCcctctaaaaaaaaattaaaaatcaatgcaaataaaaatgtatatgtcTGAACGCTTCTGTTTACTGCATGCTTGTGGTAGCGTCCAGTTTTACTGTATTTTCGAAATCAGAACTGAGCTTCCACATAATTCTGCTTTGGAAAAATTACAGAAGGATGGCTTTTTAAGGGGCCAGGCCCGCCCACAGCAGGTCCCCGGAAGGCAGCTTCCACATTTCTGAAAAGTTTGTGTTCCTTTATCCTCCTGTactttatttcagtatttttcccccctccatgttttgggGTTGGTATTTGTTCTGGACGTCGTACTGTATTCCCCTCTGGTCTAGCAGCCAGGTGGGCCCAAGTTCGATTCGCTTTATGCTGGAAAGCTAGCTCTCAAGGGTTGAGGTCTTCGGCCGTAGAGCCCAAGGGGTTGGGAGTCCGAATCCCCACTTGTTCCTCCTTGACTTGATGAtcgagagggtcccttccagctctgcagttctaagattattttctaCGGGCGTCTGTGAATGTCAGGCACTCGGCAAGCAAGCCCTTTTGGTATACCtctaattaatgaaataaatcttTAAGAGCCACATGGCTGCCTTCTGGGGCCAGTCTGGAGGTCTCTTTGTGTTAGCACAGCCACATACCAAGCCCAAGTCATTTAAGCACGACTGTTAAAAGattacacacacacgcatgcagaGGTGAGTTAAGGACCGACCGCTGCCCTCCCTAGAACAGGAGTACCAGTAAAAGGCAGatggttttttttattcttaattgttttgaggggggaaaaaacaaagctACACTGGGTgttccttaaaataaaataaaaattaataataatacagaagTCACAGGTTTTACAGAAATTTGTGCCGGAAATGTCTCAAAATGACAAGGGGAGGggtgtgactgtgtgtgtgtgtttgaagggGTGTATGaaggtgggaaggagggagggagagagggggcagCCCGGCCTTTGCACGCTTCGCTGAAACACCCGGAACCGAGTTAAGACCTCGCAGGCGTCCAGTGCGAGCTTTCAGACCAAGCCCAAGAGAACTCGCGAGGAATAAAATTGTCCCAGGAAACGTTGAGGCAAAAGGTGGGATCAAGTAGCTTGGCTTCCCTTAGGCTCTACTCATTTTAGGCTGCAAGGGGCGGCTGGCGATGCAGCTGAACGCCCACGACACCCGGACGGGGACCTCTGAACCCgtctcccacccacccttttcCTCTCTCATCTGGTTGGAACTTGAAACTCATCCAGTGTCAAAACCATACGACGTGGACGGTGTCCCATGGCTAGTCCCGACTCAAGAGGAGACCCACTGAAGCAGTTGCTGAAGGGGAAGGTCAAGGGTAGATCAATCCTACCAAATGGATCTATTGCCTCATTGGGCTTATCAATTGGATTTAGTGTCTattcctgcctcctttttttccctagaTGGAAGAAGCGATTGGTGAAAATAGGAAACGCCTCTTTTTTTGAtccacttgtgtttttttttaagtgcggAAGGGTTCTCCCCGACAGGAAGTATCTCAGTGGCTGCGTGAAGAGACGGCTTCGTCACCTTCTTCTTCACGCCTCGCTCTCAGAAATGTCTTCCCGCAGGACTAAAGGGGCCAGAAAGTAGAGGCAGTCAAACGGGGCAGAGAGAGAGCAACAAAAGCCAACGTCGGCatgtcctgaaaaaaaaatcagcgcAGCGGGTCTAAAAACTCTGGCCCCAAAGTCGAGGCACAGAAGGCTTTCCTGAACACCcactgcccccacccacccccaggaccCTTTCTGAGTCTTTCGCCTTATTTCGTGAAGTCAAACAGAAACCAAGCGCCACCAAGAAAAACACAAAATCCAGAAGGAGGGctaattttctttcctttccttttttaaagagaaaaacaatCCCTTATACAGATTTGACTCAGAGGGTTCGACagacattttctccccacagagtgtgtgtgtcagTTCGTCGCGCGGACTGGTTTAAactgttttacttttaaataaagtACGGGTATGATTCTCCCCTGAACAAACAGAGCGCAAGGACATCCCCGGGAAACTCAGTGGCGCCCGGCTCCTCGGGATGCAGTTCTGGGGGcgggtggggtggtggtgctaAGACCGACCCGTGGCCGTGTTACCAAAACGTAACAGCACGCTTGCAGCCCACCCATCCCATAATAAACCCCCTCCCGAGTGCCCTCCGTCCCAAATCTTCCGTTTCCACCCATGCCTTGGgataccacccccaccccctgaaaCGTCTCTTTGTGACTCCCAAAAGCTTGCCACAAAAGAGCAGAGCGGAAAACGATACCTAAAAAAGACGGGAGGCGGAAAACGCCGCAGGGCTTGACTCCGTCGCCACCGAAGCCCCAGGTCTCCCGTGCGCCGGTGGTGATGCTATGAGTCTTTGCAAGATccggaaggaagggggggggaaggtttgctGGAAAGCCAAGGGGAGCCGCCCCGCCCCACCCCGAGGAGCGTTTCCCCCTTCTCTGTTATCTTTGGAGGCAGAGGTTCCCTCGACTCAATGGTGAGGGAAAGGCACACACAGTGGATCAGAAGGgggccggggtggggtggggctctCTCTCCACtcagggacgggggggggaatgggaccCTCTGGCTACCTTCAGTGCCCCATAGCTAGCTGGCTGGCGGGACATTTCCAACCCCAAGAAAGCACACACAGAAATGGAGATTGGAGCCGGGCTCATGCGGAGCCGGAAGGACCCTCGCCCTCTGCAAAGGAGGGGGGGTCCCCCTTCCTTCCCGACCAGGTCCCTCCGTCGCACCCCCACTCCCGACTCCAAGGCATAACAGTTCTGGACCCCATCGGGCCACTCCTGGCGTCCCCTTTCAGATCGTTGCTACATAAGAGGGTTGGGCGGGTCGCCGGTCGAGGGCGCCGACCCTTTCTGGCCTCCTCCTGGCCCACGCCGGCTCCCACCCTGCCTTCAAATTCACAGTTTCCGGGGGGAAAAAGGACCCgaaacaaaccaacaacaacaaaaaataaacgCACTAGCACAGAGTGCTTTCCGTCACACAAACAGCAACGGTTAGGTttgcttcttgctttctttcctttttttccttttttttctgttttactatAAAGAGGCCAGCCCGGGCCTTCCCTTCGGGCCAcgccacccctgctctaaacccTTCTGGGCAACGGTGGACGTTAGAGGGacagtttaaaaagagagagagagatagaaagtgGGGGGAGAAACGAGAGAGAGATCAAGAGCACAGGGTGACGGAGACGAGGAGCGCCTCTTGGCGATGCTCGGCCAGCCAACAGGGAAACAGGCTCCGGGTCGCCCTTGAAGGAAGGAGCGCAGGGTGGCGGAGGGGGAGACCCCCGAGAATTTTCCATGTCTCAGTCCCCGACCGAGGGGGAAGAAAACGAAACCAGCGGTAGCAGACACCCTCGCGTCGAAACGGGTCTTAAAGCCACCGAGCAGAACGTGGGATAAACACAAGGTTTCATTCCTTTGCggtatcattttttttccttttcctttttttttttttttgaaggaaaaaaaaaagcttgggggaaaaa
This window contains:
- the PFDN2 gene encoding prefoldin subunit 2 isoform X2; protein product: MAAPGARLPRTKMAAKPRALKLNGAFGAEWQRKQVVAGFNRLRQEQRGLASKAAELEMELNEHKLVIETLREVDPTRKCYRMVGGVLAERTVKEVLPALENNKEQINKIIETLSQQLQTKGRELNEFREKHNIRLMGEDDQKAPAKENAEAAGAKASSAGVLVS
- the NIT1 gene encoding deaminated glutathione amidase isoform X1; the encoded protein is MSAGTGPPKPLIAVCQVTSTPDKERNWASCSQLVREAARRGACTVFLPEAFDFVGRNVEETLKLAETVDGDQIQRYASLARECRLWLSLGGFHERGSDWETTGQIYNAHLLLDPQGTLVAAYRKTHLFDVELEGRVSLKESAFTNPGPEIVPPVDTPAGKVGLGICYDLRFPEMSLTLAQEGAELLTYPSAFTVATGTAHWEVLLRARAIETQCYVVAAAQTGQHHERRASYGHAMVVDPWGTVIAQCQEGPGVCYAEVDQAYLRRLREEMPVFAHRRPDLYGRVGGQQTHLPQ
- the PFDN2 gene encoding prefoldin subunit 2 isoform X1, which translates into the protein MAESGKSKGGPAPASGGAGAGAAAAGGKALTAEQVVAGFNRLRQEQRGLASKAAELEMELNEHKLVIETLREVDPTRKCYRMVGGVLAERTVKEVLPALENNKEQINKIIETLSQQLQTKGRELNEFREKHNIRLMGEDDQKAPAKENAEAAGAKASSAGVLVS
- the NIT1 gene encoding deaminated glutathione amidase isoform X2, with amino-acid sequence MWRAVVRKVWKGLRGDEKQLLGSQSPASVLRVRGMSAGTGPPKPLIAVCQVTSTPDKERNWASCSQLVREAARRGACTVFLPEAFDFVGRNVEETLKLAETVDGDQIQRYASLARECRLWLSLGGFHERGSDWETTGQIYNAHLLLDPQGTLVAAYRKTHLFDVELEGRVSLKESAFTNPGPEIVPPVDTPAGKVGLGICYDLRFPEMSLTLAQEGAELLTYPSAFTVATGTAHWEVLLRARAIETQCYVVAAAQTGQHHERRASYGHAMVVDPWGTVIAQCQEGPGVCYAEVDQAYLRRLREEMPVFAHRRPDLYGRVGGQQTHLPQ